Proteins from a single region of Candidatus Methylomirabilota bacterium:
- the puuE gene encoding allantoinase PuuE — translation MMPVYPRDLVGHADRPPDPRWPGGARLAVNFVLNYEEGGERSVLHGDDTSETRLADLFAPTPLRGARDLAMESAYEYGARVGFWRLMRVFASRTVPLTVYAVGMALERNPRAAEAMARQGCDIVDHGWRWLDYHGVDEATEREHIRLSVEAIRRLTGARPRGWYVGTPSPNTRRLVVEEGGFLYDSDAYNDELPYWNHEHGRPHLIVPHTLDDNDTRLARGLGWGQAEDFSLSLRDNFDALYREGAEAPKMMTVAVHCRLAGKPGRAAAFARFVDHVLRHDRVWICRRLELAEHWRAHHPPASGSTP, via the coding sequence ATCATGCCGGTCTATCCCCGCGATCTCGTCGGTCACGCCGACCGTCCACCCGACCCGCGGTGGCCGGGTGGCGCGCGCCTCGCCGTCAACTTCGTCCTCAACTACGAGGAAGGCGGCGAGCGCTCGGTCCTCCACGGCGACGACACGTCGGAGACGCGGCTGGCCGATCTCTTCGCCCCGACGCCGCTCCGCGGCGCCCGCGATCTCGCCATGGAGTCGGCCTACGAGTACGGCGCCCGGGTCGGCTTCTGGCGCTTGATGCGGGTCTTCGCCAGCCGGACGGTCCCGCTGACCGTCTATGCCGTGGGCATGGCCCTGGAGCGCAATCCGCGGGCAGCCGAGGCGATGGCGCGGCAGGGCTGCGACATCGTCGATCACGGCTGGCGCTGGCTCGACTACCACGGCGTCGACGAGGCGACCGAGCGGGAACACATCCGCCTCTCGGTCGAGGCGATCCGGCGCCTCACCGGGGCCCGGCCGCGGGGGTGGTACGTGGGGACGCCGAGTCCCAACACGCGGCGCCTCGTCGTGGAGGAGGGCGGGTTCCTCTATGACAGCGACGCCTACAACGACGAGCTGCCCTACTGGAACCACGAGCACGGCCGGCCGCACCTCATCGTCCCGCACACCCTCGACGACAACGACACGCGGCTGGCCCGCGGCCTCGGCTGGGGCCAGGCCGAGGACTTCTCCCTCTCGCTCCGCGACAACTTCGACGCGCTCTACCGCGAAGGCGCCGAGGCGCCCAAGATGATGACGGTCGCCGTCCACTGCCGGCTGGCCGGCAAGCCCGGGCGGGCAGCCGCCTTCGCGCGCTTCGTCGATCACGTGCTGCGCCACGACCGGGTGTGGATCTGCCGCCGCCTCGAGCTCGCCGAGCACTGGCGCGCCCACCACCCGCCGGCATCAGGGTCGACCCCGTGA